A window of the Dioscorea cayenensis subsp. rotundata cultivar TDr96_F1 chromosome 14, TDr96_F1_v2_PseudoChromosome.rev07_lg8_w22 25.fasta, whole genome shotgun sequence genome harbors these coding sequences:
- the LOC120276392 gene encoding uncharacterized protein LOC120276392, translating into MAKCGESSSPPKDVSESLQSFAEGLGFESNMDEVQEDLVKDSHSSCDDERSECKDGDENKCLIDRYSRSGKNGFPPPISTIGKSGKPLVQLESYRNDGRIVLKEFKMPMHEFLHAYREDGRLKLQFVNQEEDDEDAKG; encoded by the coding sequence ATGGCAAAGTGTGGAGAGTCTTCATCACCACCAAAGGATGTTTCTGAATCACTGCAGTCATTCGCAGAagggctagggtttgagagCAATATGGATGAGGTTCAAGAGGACTTGGTTAAGGACTCCCACTCATCATGTGATGATGAAAGGAGTGAGTGCAAGGATGGTGATGAAAACAAGTGTTTGATAGATAGGTATTCAAGAAGTGGCAAGAATGGTTTTCCACCACCAATATCAACCATAGGGAAGAGTGGGAAGCCACTGGTGCAGTTGGAGTCTTACAGGAATGATGGAAGGATTGTTCTTAAGGAATTCAAGATGCCAATGCATGAGTTTTTGCATGCTTACAGAGAAGATGGAAGGCTTAAACTTCAGTTTgtgaatcaagaagaagatgatgaagatgcaaAAGGATGA
- the LOC120275063 gene encoding N-carbamoylputrescine amidase yields MEASRKVVLAAVQFACSDSVSENVDTAERLIRAAHEKGANIILVQELFEGYYFCQAQKGDFFDCAKPYKGHPTIARMQKLAKELGVVLPVSFFEEANNAHYNSIAVIDADGTDLGLYRKSHIPDGPGYQEKFYFNPGDTGFKVFATKFAKIGVAICWDQWFPEAARAMAIQGAEVLLYPTAIGSEPQDQELDSREHWKRVMQGHAGANLVPLVASNRIGKETIKTEHGDSSITFYGNSFITGPTGEILALANDKDEDVLVAEFDLNQIKSQRHSWGVFRDRRPELYKVLLSLDGKNTVTF; encoded by the exons ATGGAGGCCTCTAGGAAAGTCGTGCTTGCTGCTGTTCAGTTTGCTTGCTCTGATTCTGTGTCTGAGAATGTTGACACGGCGGAAAG GTTGATTCGGGCTGCACATGAGAAAGGTGCAAACATTATTCTTGTCCAG GAATTATTTGAAGGTTACTACTTCTGTCAGGCTCAAAAGGGGGATTTCTTTGACTGTGCTAAGCCTTATAAAGGGCATCCGACAATAGCAAG GATGCAGAAACTAGCTAAGGAATTGGGCGTTGTCCTACCTGTGAGCTTCTTTGAAGAAGCAAATAATGCTCATTACAACTCAATTGCCGTAATTGATGCTGATGGGACTGACCTTGGACTCTACAGAAAATCTCATATTCCTGATGGACCAG GTTATCAAGAAAAGTTCTATTTCAATCCAGGTGACACTGGGTTCAAG GTTTTTGCAACTAAATTTGCAAAAATTGGAGTTG CAATTTGTTGGGATCAATGGTTTCCTGAGGCTGCACGGGCTATGGCTATTCAGGGAGCAGAAGTACTGCTTTATCCCACTGCAATTGGATCGGAGCCacaagatcaagagcttgattCTCGTGAACACTGGAAGCGTGTAATGCAAGGACATGCCGGAGCTAATTTG GTTCCCCTTGTGGCTTCTAATCGTATTGGAAAGGAAACTATTAAAACTGAACATGGTGATAGCTCGATAACCTTCTATGGCAATTCATTCATCACTG gACCGACAGGAGAAATACTGGCTCTTGCTAATGATAAAGACGAAGATGTGTTGGTAGCCGAGTTTGACCTTAATCAAATCAAGTCCCAGAGGCATAGTTGGGGTGTATTTCGGGATCGAAGGCCGGAGTTATACAAGGTATTGTTGTCATTAGATGGCAAAAATACTGTTACATTTTGA